A stretch of the Meles meles chromosome 19, mMelMel3.1 paternal haplotype, whole genome shotgun sequence genome encodes the following:
- the PARD6A gene encoding partitioning defective 6 homolog alpha isoform X4, with the protein MARPQRTPARSPDNIVEVKSKFDAEFRRFALPRASVSGFQEFSRLLRAVHQIPGLDVLLGYTDAHEADSSGLAFPSSSLQRRKKGLLLRPVAPLRTRPPLLISLPQDFRQVSSVIDVDLLPETHRRVRLHKHGSDRPLGFYIRDGMSVRVAPQGLERVPGIFISRLVRGGLAESTGLLAVSDEILEVNGIEVAGKTLDQVTDMMVANSHNLIVTVKPANQRNNVVRGASARLTGPRSAGLGPTEADSDDDSSDLVIENRQPPCSNGLSQGPPCWDLRQGRLLPGARSSLPSLDDQEQASSGWGSNMRGDGSGFSL; encoded by the exons ATGGCCAGGCCGCAGAGGACGCCGGCTCGCAGTCCCGACAACATCGTCGAGGTGAAGAGCAAA TTTGATGCTGAGTTCCGACGCTTCGCTCTGCCCCGCGCTTCGGTGAGTGGCTTCCAAGAGTTTTCGCGGTTGCTGCGTGCAGTGCACCAGATCCCAGGCCTGGACGTGCTGCTTGGCTATACAGATGCTCACG AAGCTGACTCCAGTGGCCTGGCTTTCCCATCCAGCTCTCTGCAGCGGCGCAAGAAAGGGCTTCTACTTCGGCCAGTGGCACCCCTGCGCACCCGGCCACCTCTGCTGATTAGCCTGCCCCAAGATTTCCGCCAGGTTTCTTCAGTCATAGATGTGGACCTACTGCCTGAGACCCACCGACGGGTGCGCCTGCACAAGCATGGCTCCGACCGCCCCCTGGGTTTCTACATCCGAGATGGCATGAGTGTACGTGTAGCTCCCCAGGGCCTGGAACGGGTTCCAGGCATCTTCATCTCCCGCCTGGTACGAGGGGGCCTGGCTGAGAGTACAGGGCTGCTGGCAGTCAGTGATGAGATCCTCGAGGTCAATGGTATTGAGGTGGCTGGGAAGACCTTGGACCAAGTGACGGACATGATGGTCGCCAATAGCCACAACCTCATTGTCACTGTCAAGCCAGCCAATCAGCGCAATAATGTGGTGCGTGGGGCATCTGCGCGTCTGACAGGGCCTCGCTCTGCTGGGCTTGGGCCTACTGAGGCTGATAGCGATGATGACAGCAGTGATCTGGTCATTGAGAACCGCCAGCCTCCCTGTTCCAATGGGCTGTCTCAGGGGCCTCCATGCTGGGACCTGCGCCAGGGCCGTCTACTTCCTGGTGCCCGCAGCTCTCTGCCTTCCCTGGATGATCAGGAGCAGGCCAGCTCTGGATGGG
- the PARD6A gene encoding partitioning defective 6 homolog alpha isoform X2, translated as MARPQRTPARSPDNIVEVKSKFDAEFRRFALPRASVSGFQEFSRLLRAVHQIPGLDVLLGYTDAHGDLLPLTNDDSLHRALATGPPPLRLLVQKREADSSGLAFPSSSLQRRKKGLLLRPVAPLRTRPPLLISLPQDFRQVSSVIDVDLLPETHRRVRLHKHGSDRPLGFYIRDGMSVRVAPQGLERVPGIFISRLVRGGLAESTGLLAVSDEILEVNGIEVAGKTLDQVTDMMVANSHNLIVTVKPANQRNNVVRGASARLTGPRSAGLGPTEADSDDDSSDLVIENRQPPCSNGLSQGPPCWDLRQGRLLPGARSSLPSLDDQEQASSGWGSNMRGDGSGFSL; from the exons ATGGCCAGGCCGCAGAGGACGCCGGCTCGCAGTCCCGACAACATCGTCGAGGTGAAGAGCAAA TTTGATGCTGAGTTCCGACGCTTCGCTCTGCCCCGCGCTTCGGTGAGTGGCTTCCAAGAGTTTTCGCGGTTGCTGCGTGCAGTGCACCAGATCCCAGGCCTGGACGTGCTGCTTGGCTATACAGATGCTCACGGTGACCTTCTGCCCCTCACCAACGATGACAGCCTGCACCGGGCCCTGGCCACTGGGCCCCCACCGCTGCGCCTGCTAGTACAGAAGCGGG AAGCTGACTCCAGTGGCCTGGCTTTCCCATCCAGCTCTCTGCAGCGGCGCAAGAAAGGGCTTCTACTTCGGCCAGTGGCACCCCTGCGCACCCGGCCACCTCTGCTGATTAGCCTGCCCCAAGATTTCCGCCAGGTTTCTTCAGTCATAGATGTGGACCTACTGCCTGAGACCCACCGACGGGTGCGCCTGCACAAGCATGGCTCCGACCGCCCCCTGGGTTTCTACATCCGAGATGGCATGAGTGTACGTGTAGCTCCCCAGGGCCTGGAACGGGTTCCAGGCATCTTCATCTCCCGCCTGGTACGAGGGGGCCTGGCTGAGAGTACAGGGCTGCTGGCAGTCAGTGATGAGATCCTCGAGGTCAATGGTATTGAGGTGGCTGGGAAGACCTTGGACCAAGTGACGGACATGATGGTCGCCAATAGCCACAACCTCATTGTCACTGTCAAGCCAGCCAATCAGCGCAATAATGTGGTGCGTGGGGCATCTGCGCGTCTGACAGGGCCTCGCTCTGCTGGGCTTGGGCCTACTGAGGCTGATAGCGATGATGACAGCAGTGATCTGGTCATTGAGAACCGCCAGCCTCCCTGTTCCAATGGGCTGTCTCAGGGGCCTCCATGCTGGGACCTGCGCCAGGGCCGTCTACTTCCTGGTGCCCGCAGCTCTCTGCCTTCCCTGGATGATCAGGAGCAGGCCAGCTCTGGATGGG
- the PARD6A gene encoding partitioning defective 6 homolog alpha isoform X3, with translation MARPQRTPARSPDNIVEFDAEFRRFALPRASVSGFQEFSRLLRAVHQIPGLDVLLGYTDAHGDLLPLTNDDSLHRALATGPPPLRLLVQKRAEADSSGLAFPSSSLQRRKKGLLLRPVAPLRTRPPLLISLPQDFRQVSSVIDVDLLPETHRRVRLHKHGSDRPLGFYIRDGMSVRVAPQGLERVPGIFISRLVRGGLAESTGLLAVSDEILEVNGIEVAGKTLDQVTDMMVANSHNLIVTVKPANQRNNVVRGASARLTGPRSAGLGPTEADSDDDSSDLVIENRQPPCSNGLSQGPPCWDLRQGRLLPGARSSLPSLDDQEQASSGWGSNMRGDGSGFSL, from the exons ATGGCCAGGCCGCAGAGGACGCCGGCTCGCAGTCCCGACAACATCGTCGAG TTTGATGCTGAGTTCCGACGCTTCGCTCTGCCCCGCGCTTCGGTGAGTGGCTTCCAAGAGTTTTCGCGGTTGCTGCGTGCAGTGCACCAGATCCCAGGCCTGGACGTGCTGCTTGGCTATACAGATGCTCACGGTGACCTTCTGCCCCTCACCAACGATGACAGCCTGCACCGGGCCCTGGCCACTGGGCCCCCACCGCTGCGCCTGCTAGTACAGAAGCGGG CAGAAGCTGACTCCAGTGGCCTGGCTTTCCCATCCAGCTCTCTGCAGCGGCGCAAGAAAGGGCTTCTACTTCGGCCAGTGGCACCCCTGCGCACCCGGCCACCTCTGCTGATTAGCCTGCCCCAAGATTTCCGCCAGGTTTCTTCAGTCATAGATGTGGACCTACTGCCTGAGACCCACCGACGGGTGCGCCTGCACAAGCATGGCTCCGACCGCCCCCTGGGTTTCTACATCCGAGATGGCATGAGTGTACGTGTAGCTCCCCAGGGCCTGGAACGGGTTCCAGGCATCTTCATCTCCCGCCTGGTACGAGGGGGCCTGGCTGAGAGTACAGGGCTGCTGGCAGTCAGTGATGAGATCCTCGAGGTCAATGGTATTGAGGTGGCTGGGAAGACCTTGGACCAAGTGACGGACATGATGGTCGCCAATAGCCACAACCTCATTGTCACTGTCAAGCCAGCCAATCAGCGCAATAATGTGGTGCGTGGGGCATCTGCGCGTCTGACAGGGCCTCGCTCTGCTGGGCTTGGGCCTACTGAGGCTGATAGCGATGATGACAGCAGTGATCTGGTCATTGAGAACCGCCAGCCTCCCTGTTCCAATGGGCTGTCTCAGGGGCCTCCATGCTGGGACCTGCGCCAGGGCCGTCTACTTCCTGGTGCCCGCAGCTCTCTGCCTTCCCTGGATGATCAGGAGCAGGCCAGCTCTGGATGGG
- the PARD6A gene encoding partitioning defective 6 homolog alpha isoform X1, translated as MARPQRTPARSPDNIVEVKSKFDAEFRRFALPRASVSGFQEFSRLLRAVHQIPGLDVLLGYTDAHGDLLPLTNDDSLHRALATGPPPLRLLVQKRAEADSSGLAFPSSSLQRRKKGLLLRPVAPLRTRPPLLISLPQDFRQVSSVIDVDLLPETHRRVRLHKHGSDRPLGFYIRDGMSVRVAPQGLERVPGIFISRLVRGGLAESTGLLAVSDEILEVNGIEVAGKTLDQVTDMMVANSHNLIVTVKPANQRNNVVRGASARLTGPRSAGLGPTEADSDDDSSDLVIENRQPPCSNGLSQGPPCWDLRQGRLLPGARSSLPSLDDQEQASSGWGSNMRGDGSGFSL; from the exons ATGGCCAGGCCGCAGAGGACGCCGGCTCGCAGTCCCGACAACATCGTCGAGGTGAAGAGCAAA TTTGATGCTGAGTTCCGACGCTTCGCTCTGCCCCGCGCTTCGGTGAGTGGCTTCCAAGAGTTTTCGCGGTTGCTGCGTGCAGTGCACCAGATCCCAGGCCTGGACGTGCTGCTTGGCTATACAGATGCTCACGGTGACCTTCTGCCCCTCACCAACGATGACAGCCTGCACCGGGCCCTGGCCACTGGGCCCCCACCGCTGCGCCTGCTAGTACAGAAGCGGG CAGAAGCTGACTCCAGTGGCCTGGCTTTCCCATCCAGCTCTCTGCAGCGGCGCAAGAAAGGGCTTCTACTTCGGCCAGTGGCACCCCTGCGCACCCGGCCACCTCTGCTGATTAGCCTGCCCCAAGATTTCCGCCAGGTTTCTTCAGTCATAGATGTGGACCTACTGCCTGAGACCCACCGACGGGTGCGCCTGCACAAGCATGGCTCCGACCGCCCCCTGGGTTTCTACATCCGAGATGGCATGAGTGTACGTGTAGCTCCCCAGGGCCTGGAACGGGTTCCAGGCATCTTCATCTCCCGCCTGGTACGAGGGGGCCTGGCTGAGAGTACAGGGCTGCTGGCAGTCAGTGATGAGATCCTCGAGGTCAATGGTATTGAGGTGGCTGGGAAGACCTTGGACCAAGTGACGGACATGATGGTCGCCAATAGCCACAACCTCATTGTCACTGTCAAGCCAGCCAATCAGCGCAATAATGTGGTGCGTGGGGCATCTGCGCGTCTGACAGGGCCTCGCTCTGCTGGGCTTGGGCCTACTGAGGCTGATAGCGATGATGACAGCAGTGATCTGGTCATTGAGAACCGCCAGCCTCCCTGTTCCAATGGGCTGTCTCAGGGGCCTCCATGCTGGGACCTGCGCCAGGGCCGTCTACTTCCTGGTGCCCGCAGCTCTCTGCCTTCCCTGGATGATCAGGAGCAGGCCAGCTCTGGATGGG
- the ACD gene encoding adrenocortical dysplasia protein homolog isoform X1, translating into MAGMGSLVLRPWIRDLVLGSDALSSPQAGQLLEVLQEAEAPGPSHASDPSDVAAALLVSDGTHSVRCLVTREALNASDWEEKEFGFRGAEGRLLLLQDCGVRVQVAEGGAPAEFYLQVDRFSLLPAEQRRERVIGCNQDPDVQKKLFDCLEEHLSESVSPSAGLSLSQLLDEVQEDQEHRGALVHLAESCLMLAGPCTAPPFTRWTSSCHRATGEAVYTVLSSWLHISENDQRVLSSLGPGQRAPGPELPPPDPGLQDLSLTLISPSSPTSSGTPALSSHVSSEESGASISLLPSLSLAAPDPVQKGSAQAVPAICSAPGPLPPGSPHPSHVPSSPLLSCTPTLSPLGYVPSPHQAIMTRAQKPSLEFKEQGLPPKNWQHSPRTKSTPGALESSPVWDPPKRHRDGSAFQYGYEPPCTSLCAQVQAVRLPPQLVAWALHFLMEPPPDSQLTQV; encoded by the exons ATGGCAGGCATGGGGAGTTTGGTATTGCGGCCTTGGATTCGAGACCTGGTCCTGGGGTCAGATGCACTCTCAAGTCCGCAGGCGGGGCAGCTGCTCGAG GTGCTACAGGAGGCCGAGGCTCCGGGCCCGTCCCACGCCTCTGACCCCTCTGACGTCGCAGCGGCGCTCCTTGTGTCTGACGGGACCCACAGTGTCCGGTGCCTAGTGACGCGGGAGGCCCTGAACGCCTCGGACTG GGAGGAGAAAGAGTTCGGCTTCCGAGGGGCAGAAGgtcggctgctgctgctgcaggacTGTGGGGTCCGCGTCCAAGTCGCCGAAGGTGGCGCG CCCGCAGAGTTCTACCTCCAGGTGGATCGCTTCAGCCTGCTGCCTGCAGAGCAGCGCCGGGAACGGGTGATTGGTTG caaccaGGACCCGGATGTGCAGAAAAAGCTCTTTGACTGTCTGGA GGAGCACCTTTCAGAGTCCGTCTCCCCCAGTGCAG GACTTTCACTGTCCCAGCTTCTGGATGAAGTGCAAGAGGACCAGGAGCATCGGGGAGCGCTAGTGCATCTGGCTGAGAGCTGTCTGATGCTGGCAGGCCCTTGCACAGCACCCCCCTTCACCCGCTGGACCTCCTCTTGCCATAGGGCCACG ggagaagctgTGTACACTGTCCTCAGCTCATGGCTGCACATCTCTGAGAATGACCAGCGAGTTCTGAGCTCTCTGGGCCCAGGTCAGAGAGCACCAG GTCCTGAGCTGCCTCCACCAGACCCAGGTTTGCAGGACCTATCGCTGACCCTCATTTCTCCTTCCTCGCCTACTTCCTCAG GAACTCCAGCTTTATCCAGCCACGTGTCCTCAGAGGAAAGCGGCGCCAGCATCAGCCTTCTGCCTTCCCTGTCCTTGGCTGCTCCAGACCCAGTGCAAAAGGGCAGCGCCCAGGCTGTACCAGCCATCTGTtcagcccctggccccctgccccctggctCCCCACACCCTAGCCATGTTCCCAGTTCCCCACTCCTGAGCTGCACCCCAACTCTGTCACCCCTTGGCTATGTACCCAGTCCACATCAGGCCATTATGACTAGGGCCCAGAAACCTAGCCTGGAATTCAAGGAGCAAGGGTTGCCCCCCAAGAACTGGCAGCACTCTCCAAGGACAAAAAGCACCCCGGGAGCCCTGGAGTCCAGCCCTGTTTGG GACCCTCCAAAGAGGCATCGTGATGGTTCTGCCTTCCAATATGGGTATGAGCCACCCTGCACCTCCCTCTGTGCCCAGGTCCAAGCCGTCAG GCTCCCTCCCCAGCTCGTGGCCTGGGCCTTGCACTTTCTGATGGAACCACCGCCGGATTCTCAGCTAACCCAGGTGTGA
- the ACD gene encoding adrenocortical dysplasia protein homolog isoform X2, with protein MAGMGSLVLRPWIRDLVLGSDALSSPQAGQLLEVLQEAEAPGPSHASDPSDVAAALLVSDGTHSVRCLVTREALNASDWEEKEFGFRGAEGRLLLLQDCGVRVQVAEGGAPAEFYLQVDRFSLLPAEQRRERVIGCNQDPDVQKKLFDCLEEHLSESVSPSAGLSLSQLLDEVQEDQEHRGALVHLAESCLMLAGPCTAPPFTRWTSSCHRATGEAVYTVLSSWLHISENDQRVLSSLGPGPELPPPDPGLQDLSLTLISPSSPTSSGTPALSSHVSSEESGASISLLPSLSLAAPDPVQKGSAQAVPAICSAPGPLPPGSPHPSHVPSSPLLSCTPTLSPLGYVPSPHQAIMTRAQKPSLEFKEQGLPPKNWQHSPRTKSTPGALESSPVWDPPKRHRDGSAFQYGYEPPCTSLCAQVQAVRLPPQLVAWALHFLMEPPPDSQLTQV; from the exons ATGGCAGGCATGGGGAGTTTGGTATTGCGGCCTTGGATTCGAGACCTGGTCCTGGGGTCAGATGCACTCTCAAGTCCGCAGGCGGGGCAGCTGCTCGAG GTGCTACAGGAGGCCGAGGCTCCGGGCCCGTCCCACGCCTCTGACCCCTCTGACGTCGCAGCGGCGCTCCTTGTGTCTGACGGGACCCACAGTGTCCGGTGCCTAGTGACGCGGGAGGCCCTGAACGCCTCGGACTG GGAGGAGAAAGAGTTCGGCTTCCGAGGGGCAGAAGgtcggctgctgctgctgcaggacTGTGGGGTCCGCGTCCAAGTCGCCGAAGGTGGCGCG CCCGCAGAGTTCTACCTCCAGGTGGATCGCTTCAGCCTGCTGCCTGCAGAGCAGCGCCGGGAACGGGTGATTGGTTG caaccaGGACCCGGATGTGCAGAAAAAGCTCTTTGACTGTCTGGA GGAGCACCTTTCAGAGTCCGTCTCCCCCAGTGCAG GACTTTCACTGTCCCAGCTTCTGGATGAAGTGCAAGAGGACCAGGAGCATCGGGGAGCGCTAGTGCATCTGGCTGAGAGCTGTCTGATGCTGGCAGGCCCTTGCACAGCACCCCCCTTCACCCGCTGGACCTCCTCTTGCCATAGGGCCACG ggagaagctgTGTACACTGTCCTCAGCTCATGGCTGCACATCTCTGAGAATGACCAGCGAGTTCTGAGCTCTCTGGGCCCAG GTCCTGAGCTGCCTCCACCAGACCCAGGTTTGCAGGACCTATCGCTGACCCTCATTTCTCCTTCCTCGCCTACTTCCTCAG GAACTCCAGCTTTATCCAGCCACGTGTCCTCAGAGGAAAGCGGCGCCAGCATCAGCCTTCTGCCTTCCCTGTCCTTGGCTGCTCCAGACCCAGTGCAAAAGGGCAGCGCCCAGGCTGTACCAGCCATCTGTtcagcccctggccccctgccccctggctCCCCACACCCTAGCCATGTTCCCAGTTCCCCACTCCTGAGCTGCACCCCAACTCTGTCACCCCTTGGCTATGTACCCAGTCCACATCAGGCCATTATGACTAGGGCCCAGAAACCTAGCCTGGAATTCAAGGAGCAAGGGTTGCCCCCCAAGAACTGGCAGCACTCTCCAAGGACAAAAAGCACCCCGGGAGCCCTGGAGTCCAGCCCTGTTTGG GACCCTCCAAAGAGGCATCGTGATGGTTCTGCCTTCCAATATGGGTATGAGCCACCCTGCACCTCCCTCTGTGCCCAGGTCCAAGCCGTCAG GCTCCCTCCCCAGCTCGTGGCCTGGGCCTTGCACTTTCTGATGGAACCACCGCCGGATTCTCAGCTAACCCAGGTGTGA
- the ACD gene encoding adrenocortical dysplasia protein homolog isoform X3 translates to MHSQVRRRGSCSSRRRQVLQEAEAPGPSHASDPSDVAAALLVSDGTHSVRCLVTREALNASDWEEKEFGFRGAEGRLLLLQDCGVRVQVAEGGAPAEFYLQVDRFSLLPAEQRRERVIGCNQDPDVQKKLFDCLEEHLSESVSPSAGLSLSQLLDEVQEDQEHRGALVHLAESCLMLAGPCTAPPFTRWTSSCHRATGEAVYTVLSSWLHISENDQRVLSSLGPGQRAPGPELPPPDPGLQDLSLTLISPSSPTSSGTPALSSHVSSEESGASISLLPSLSLAAPDPVQKGSAQAVPAICSAPGPLPPGSPHPSHVPSSPLLSCTPTLSPLGYVPSPHQAIMTRAQKPSLEFKEQGLPPKNWQHSPRTKSTPGALESSPVWDPPKRHRDGSAFQYGYEPPCTSLCAQVQAVRLPPQLVAWALHFLMEPPPDSQLTQV, encoded by the exons ATGCACTCTCAAGTCCGCAGGCGGGGCAGCTGCTCGAG TCGACGCCGTCAGGTGCTACAGGAGGCCGAGGCTCCGGGCCCGTCCCACGCCTCTGACCCCTCTGACGTCGCAGCGGCGCTCCTTGTGTCTGACGGGACCCACAGTGTCCGGTGCCTAGTGACGCGGGAGGCCCTGAACGCCTCGGACTG GGAGGAGAAAGAGTTCGGCTTCCGAGGGGCAGAAGgtcggctgctgctgctgcaggacTGTGGGGTCCGCGTCCAAGTCGCCGAAGGTGGCGCG CCCGCAGAGTTCTACCTCCAGGTGGATCGCTTCAGCCTGCTGCCTGCAGAGCAGCGCCGGGAACGGGTGATTGGTTG caaccaGGACCCGGATGTGCAGAAAAAGCTCTTTGACTGTCTGGA GGAGCACCTTTCAGAGTCCGTCTCCCCCAGTGCAG GACTTTCACTGTCCCAGCTTCTGGATGAAGTGCAAGAGGACCAGGAGCATCGGGGAGCGCTAGTGCATCTGGCTGAGAGCTGTCTGATGCTGGCAGGCCCTTGCACAGCACCCCCCTTCACCCGCTGGACCTCCTCTTGCCATAGGGCCACG ggagaagctgTGTACACTGTCCTCAGCTCATGGCTGCACATCTCTGAGAATGACCAGCGAGTTCTGAGCTCTCTGGGCCCAGGTCAGAGAGCACCAG GTCCTGAGCTGCCTCCACCAGACCCAGGTTTGCAGGACCTATCGCTGACCCTCATTTCTCCTTCCTCGCCTACTTCCTCAG GAACTCCAGCTTTATCCAGCCACGTGTCCTCAGAGGAAAGCGGCGCCAGCATCAGCCTTCTGCCTTCCCTGTCCTTGGCTGCTCCAGACCCAGTGCAAAAGGGCAGCGCCCAGGCTGTACCAGCCATCTGTtcagcccctggccccctgccccctggctCCCCACACCCTAGCCATGTTCCCAGTTCCCCACTCCTGAGCTGCACCCCAACTCTGTCACCCCTTGGCTATGTACCCAGTCCACATCAGGCCATTATGACTAGGGCCCAGAAACCTAGCCTGGAATTCAAGGAGCAAGGGTTGCCCCCCAAGAACTGGCAGCACTCTCCAAGGACAAAAAGCACCCCGGGAGCCCTGGAGTCCAGCCCTGTTTGG GACCCTCCAAAGAGGCATCGTGATGGTTCTGCCTTCCAATATGGGTATGAGCCACCCTGCACCTCCCTCTGTGCCCAGGTCCAAGCCGTCAG GCTCCCTCCCCAGCTCGTGGCCTGGGCCTTGCACTTTCTGATGGAACCACCGCCGGATTCTCAGCTAACCCAGGTGTGA